The following coding sequences are from one Hippopotamus amphibius kiboko isolate mHipAmp2 chromosome 9, mHipAmp2.hap2, whole genome shotgun sequence window:
- the LOC130861238 gene encoding AP-3 complex subunit sigma-1-like: MIKVILIFTNHGKPRLSKFYQPYSEDTQQQIIRETFHLVSKRDENVCNFLEGGLLIGGSDNKLIYRHYATLYFVFCVDSSESELGILDLIQVFVETLDKCFENVCELDLIFHVDKVHNILAEMVMGGMVLETNMNEIVTQIDAQNKLEKSEAGLAGAPARAVSAVKNMNLPEIPRNINIGDISIKVPNLPSFK; this comes from the coding sequence ATGATCAAGGTGATCCTCATCTTTACCAACCACGGGAAGCCGCGGCTCTCCAAGTTCTACCAGCCCTACAGTGAAGATACACAACAGCAAATCATCAGGGAGACATTCCATTTGGTATCTAAGAGAGatgaaaatgtttgtaatttCCTAGAAGGAGGATTATTAATTGGAGGATCTGACAACAAACTGATTTATAGACATTATGCAACATTATATTTTGTCTTCTGTGTGGATTCTTCAGAAAGTGAACTTGGCATTTTAGATCTAATTCAAGTATTTGTGGAAACTTTAGACAAGTGTTTTGAAAACGTCTGTGAACTGGATTTAATTTTCCATGTAGATAAGGTTCACAATATTCTTGCAGAAATGGTGATGGGGGGAATGGTACTGGAGACCAACATGAATGAGATTGTTACACAAATTGATGCACAAAATAAACTGGAGAAGTCTGAGGCTGGCTTAGCAGGAGCTCCAGCCCGTGCTGTATCAGCTGTAAAGAATATGAATCTTCCTGAGATCCCAAGAAATATTAACATTGGTGACATCAGTATAAAAGTGCCAAACCTGccctcttttaaataa